From one Elusimicrobiota bacterium genomic stretch:
- a CDS encoding ATP-binding protein, which yields MSDSKEAPPGPILVVDDDVEGLDYARGILEKGGYTVVAAPSVQAAREEIGRHDFAVVVSDLRLAEGSGLDVISCARERSPLSVGLIITAYGALESALQALREGTFDYVLKPFTGEVLLSAVRRALEHHRVKAALARQTARLDELQARLDRHLRLLENISHEFKNPLSVVYGYATHLLNQAPDPSRVKDVREGLSTIRKGAQRLTALLGDLLDTVQLTNRKMELDLETLSAWSLIQEAVLEHSLAAQERGLSLECEGPPDSGMTVRADLRRVQQVLANLIYNALKFTRSGGQVRVSIAPAEGFVRFCVRDTGLGISPQDLALIFERFYQAGKPADQQPGLGLGLEISRGLVELHGGRIWAESVLDRGSSFYFTLPACGADGSRRA from the coding sequence ATGAGCGATTCCAAGGAAGCGCCGCCCGGGCCCATCCTGGTCGTCGACGACGACGTGGAAGGCTTGGACTACGCCCGGGGGATACTGGAGAAGGGCGGCTACACGGTGGTCGCGGCCCCGAGCGTCCAGGCCGCCCGCGAGGAGATCGGCCGTCATGATTTCGCCGTGGTGGTCTCGGACCTGCGCCTGGCCGAGGGCTCGGGCCTGGACGTCATCTCCTGCGCGCGCGAGCGCTCCCCCCTCAGCGTGGGCCTCATCATCACCGCCTATGGCGCCCTGGAGTCCGCCCTGCAGGCCCTGAGGGAAGGGACCTTCGACTACGTGCTCAAGCCTTTCACCGGCGAGGTCCTGCTGTCCGCGGTGCGCCGCGCCCTGGAGCATCACCGGGTCAAAGCCGCGCTGGCCCGGCAGACCGCGCGGCTCGATGAGCTGCAGGCGCGCCTGGACCGCCACCTGCGGCTGCTCGAGAACATCTCGCACGAGTTCAAGAACCCCCTCTCCGTGGTCTACGGCTACGCCACGCACTTGCTGAACCAGGCGCCCGACCCCAGCCGCGTCAAGGATGTCCGCGAAGGACTCTCGACCATCCGCAAAGGAGCCCAGCGCCTGACCGCGCTGCTCGGAGATCTCCTGGACACCGTGCAGCTCACCAACCGGAAGATGGAGCTGGACCTCGAGACCCTGAGCGCCTGGTCCTTGATCCAGGAGGCGGTGCTGGAGCACAGCCTGGCGGCCCAGGAGCGCGGGCTCTCTCTGGAGTGCGAAGGCCCGCCGGACTCGGGCATGACCGTGCGCGCGGACCTGCGCCGGGTCCAGCAGGTGCTGGCCAACCTCATCTACAACGCCCTCAAGTTCACCCGCTCGGGCGGCCAGGTCCGGGTCTCCATCGCGCCGGCGGAGGGCTTCGTGCGCTTCTGCGTGCGCGACACGGGCCTGGGCATCTCGCCGCAGGATTTGGCGCTCATCTTCGAGCGGTTCTATCAGGCGGGCAAGCCGGCCGACCAGCAGCCGGGGCTGGGCCTGGGGCTGGAGATCTCCCGCGGACTGGTGGAGCTGCACGGCGGCCGCATCTGGGCCGAGAGCGTGCTGGACCGCGGCTCTTCCTTCTACTTCACCTTGCCGGCGTGCGGCGCCGACGGGTCCCGCAGGGCGTAG